A section of the Streptomyces sp. NBC_01591 genome encodes:
- a CDS encoding alpha/beta hydrolase: MRVATLAAAGLGLTCLFTGNVPASATPATPSHQRLVWGPCSPQQQELNEAGAQCTKVTVPLDYSEPGGRTIRIAVSRIKATAKHGERRGILLSNPGGPGGTGLANTLYLRPALKDAADRYDLIGFDPRFLGESTPVACDPAAPAPVHGPATTRREDFERSVRSARDTARRCQEHGDNARLLPHATSRNVARDMDAIRAALGERRLSYYGVSYGADLGAVYTQMFPRRADRIVIDSSTDPSATQYELFQRAGRPLEEALDAWAGWTARHDGTYRLGSTPARVRSSVQRLLDGAERRPVTVSGVRLDAPLLRLVLRQLIQHEEYDPALAGTVRDLADAAAGRPVEPGPELAAMLELLASPELADSMLGGALFMCGDSGWPAGGWPGDPETYWRNMEASRATQPVFGPLVNGMTAPCAFWRSTSREPATVIGNDVPVLMLQARRDNNVPYEGALALHHRLTGSRLVTADIRSHGVYGRGLDGLAPVPCADGAVNDYLRDGTLPAADLTCPRTEEDR; encoded by the coding sequence ATGCGCGTCGCCACGCTGGCCGCCGCCGGCCTGGGCCTGACCTGTTTATTCACGGGCAACGTACCCGCGTCGGCCACCCCCGCCACCCCCTCCCACCAGCGGCTCGTCTGGGGCCCCTGCTCGCCGCAGCAGCAGGAGCTGAACGAGGCGGGTGCGCAGTGCACGAAGGTGACCGTCCCGCTCGACTACTCCGAACCCGGCGGCCGGACGATCCGGATCGCCGTCTCCCGTATCAAGGCCACCGCGAAGCACGGGGAGCGGCGGGGCATCCTGCTGTCGAATCCGGGCGGTCCGGGCGGCACCGGACTCGCCAACACCCTGTATCTGCGCCCCGCGTTGAAGGACGCCGCCGACCGCTACGACCTGATCGGCTTCGATCCCCGCTTCCTCGGCGAGTCCACCCCCGTCGCCTGCGACCCCGCCGCCCCGGCGCCCGTGCACGGCCCGGCCACGACCCGCCGCGAGGACTTCGAGCGGTCGGTACGGTCCGCCCGCGACACCGCACGCCGCTGCCAGGAGCATGGGGACAACGCACGGCTCCTCCCCCACGCCACGTCCCGGAACGTCGCCCGCGACATGGACGCGATCCGCGCGGCACTGGGTGAGCGCAGGCTGTCGTACTACGGCGTCTCGTACGGCGCCGATCTGGGGGCCGTCTACACCCAGATGTTCCCGCGCCGCGCCGACCGCATCGTCATCGACTCCTCGACCGACCCGTCGGCCACCCAGTACGAACTCTTCCAGCGGGCGGGCAGGCCGCTCGAAGAGGCGCTGGACGCCTGGGCCGGATGGACCGCCCGGCACGACGGCACCTACCGGCTCGGCAGCACGCCCGCCCGCGTGCGGTCGAGCGTCCAACGGCTGCTCGACGGGGCCGAGCGGCGCCCGGTCACCGTCTCCGGCGTCCGGCTCGACGCGCCGCTGCTGCGGCTGGTGCTGAGGCAGCTCATCCAGCACGAGGAGTACGACCCGGCGCTCGCCGGTACGGTGCGGGACCTGGCCGACGCCGCAGCGGGCAGGCCGGTCGAGCCCGGCCCGGAGCTCGCCGCCATGCTGGAGCTGCTCGCCTCGCCCGAGCTGGCGGACAGCATGCTGGGCGGGGCCCTCTTCATGTGCGGCGACAGCGGCTGGCCGGCCGGTGGCTGGCCGGGGGACCCGGAGACGTACTGGAGGAACATGGAGGCCAGTCGCGCCACCCAGCCCGTCTTCGGCCCGCTCGTCAACGGCATGACGGCTCCGTGCGCGTTCTGGAGAAGCACCTCCCGCGAACCCGCCACGGTGATCGGCAACGACGTACCCGTCCTGATGCTCCAGGCCCGGCGCGACAACAACGTCCCGTACGAAGGGGCACTGGCACTGCACCACCGCCTGACCGGCTCACGGCTGGTGACGGCGGACATCCGCTCGCACGGGGTGTACGGGCGGGGACTCGACGGCCTCGCCCCCGTCCCCTGCGCCGACGGAGCCGTCAACGACTACCTGCGTGACGGCACGCTCCCCGCCGCCGACCTGACCTGCCCGCGCACCGAGGAGGACCGGTGA
- a CDS encoding ABC transporter permease, whose translation MTGFVFLRVRAHRLLLSAAVLAVLLTTSVLAALTAFSGSVGDAALRHALTHRSAAAASLVMSAQVAPAQRDAADAIARKAAREAFDGLPVTVRPLETSGAYALPRDLRAPAVRGGEPDLTHFASLDRSRVRIAAGRMPASGGGKSGEPVQVALPRTAAEALELKPGSRFTVTDRLTEKPLHVLVTGVYEVSDPADPYWQLDELGGRGIRKLAFTTYGPLLIDPAVAGSGRVSPGTMSWLAAADFRTVATGRIDSLRTAATAAPKTVTAAPEFKSGATARTSLPRVLEQIDRALLVSRSTLMIVAVQLVLLAGYALLLVARLLSSERDGETRLLRARGGSRGRVTALAAIEALLLALPAALVAPLLAGPLTRLLAGHGALSRIGLRVDGGATATVWLVAVVTALVCALAVVAPALAAGAGDRRPGRGASLPAPLRAGADIGLLVIAAVAYWQLDRRATGVGGGVLSGDRQGRLGVDPLLVAAPALLLLAGTVLTLRLLPPAARLAERGAAGGRGLIAALSGWQFSRRPLRNAGPVLLLVLAVAMGMLAIGQRASWDRSQGDQADFRAGASVRVTTGADDDPVKSGGYAGLPGVREAAPAFRTTTELSGNRTATVLALDTAHASERMLIRGDLADRPRERLFDPIAAPRTARAGLVLPENSERLRFDVRITADGAHGRPGDEPVLAVLLEDRYGLPYRVPAGSVPVDGKAHPVAFAVGAAGDLAVTGFELNGNRPSGPSKSHRLDVSALRTVTADGTEQAVPVPEGFGWDAELTGTGSGGEAQPGDPVDASASAKSPLAFGYDTGAAPNTWEYTPAFSVRVTAPRPKAPMPKAIVTDAYLKAAGAKKGQNVDVTLAGETVRVEIVDVVRRLPTTGAGSDDSAPGSGRDRDGGAVLLDFRAVGQIFAQRPGAVLTANEWWLSTAPGQAAKVAATLRAQPDTEPAQVLVRDEIARELVGDPLGAGPQSALPAVAVVAAALAAVGFAVSAVGAQRERAAEFAVLRALGTPRRRLTRMIAAEQGVLIAIALLVGTVLGAVLNRAVVPLVVLTGQATAPVPGVLVQLPAGQIAALLAGVAALPLVIVVSLALRGADPAASLRVQGDN comes from the coding sequence GTGACGGGGTTCGTCTTTCTCCGGGTGCGGGCCCACCGGCTCCTGCTCTCCGCGGCCGTCCTCGCCGTTCTGCTGACCACCTCGGTGCTGGCCGCGCTCACCGCCTTCTCCGGCTCCGTCGGCGACGCGGCGCTCCGCCACGCCCTCACCCACCGCTCGGCGGCCGCCGCCTCCCTCGTGATGTCCGCGCAGGTGGCGCCCGCACAGCGGGACGCGGCCGACGCGATCGCCCGGAAAGCGGCCCGCGAGGCCTTCGACGGCCTTCCGGTGACCGTCCGGCCGCTGGAGACGTCGGGGGCGTACGCGCTGCCGCGCGATCTGCGGGCCCCGGCCGTCCGGGGCGGCGAGCCCGATCTCACCCACTTCGCCTCGCTCGACCGCAGCCGTGTCCGTATCGCCGCGGGCCGCATGCCGGCGTCGGGCGGCGGGAAGTCCGGCGAGCCCGTCCAGGTCGCCCTGCCCCGCACCGCCGCCGAAGCGCTGGAGCTGAAGCCCGGTTCGCGGTTCACCGTCACCGACCGGCTGACCGAGAAGCCGCTGCACGTCCTGGTCACGGGCGTGTACGAGGTGTCCGACCCGGCCGATCCGTACTGGCAGCTGGACGAGCTCGGCGGGCGCGGCATCCGCAAGCTCGCCTTCACGACTTACGGTCCGCTGCTCATCGACCCGGCCGTGGCCGGTTCCGGACGGGTCAGTCCCGGGACGATGTCCTGGCTGGCGGCCGCGGATTTCCGCACGGTCGCCACGGGCCGCATCGACTCGCTGCGCACTGCCGCCACGGCCGCTCCGAAGACGGTGACGGCTGCCCCCGAGTTCAAGAGCGGCGCCACCGCGCGGACCTCGCTCCCCCGGGTGCTGGAGCAGATCGACCGGGCACTGCTGGTCTCCCGCTCGACGCTGATGATCGTGGCCGTCCAGCTGGTGCTGCTCGCGGGTTACGCGCTGCTGCTGGTGGCCCGGCTGCTGAGCAGCGAGCGCGACGGAGAGACCCGCCTGTTGCGGGCCCGGGGCGGATCGCGCGGCCGCGTCACGGCGCTCGCCGCGATCGAGGCGCTGCTGCTGGCGTTGCCCGCCGCGCTCGTCGCCCCGTTGCTCGCCGGGCCGCTGACCCGGCTGCTCGCGGGCCACGGCGCGCTGTCCCGGATCGGGCTGCGGGTCGACGGCGGCGCCACCGCCACCGTGTGGCTGGTCGCCGTCGTCACCGCGCTCGTCTGCGCGCTGGCCGTCGTGGCGCCCGCGCTGGCGGCGGGTGCCGGGGACCGTCGGCCCGGCCGGGGCGCGTCCCTGCCCGCGCCGCTGCGGGCGGGTGCCGACATCGGGCTGCTGGTGATCGCGGCGGTGGCGTACTGGCAACTCGACCGCCGGGCCACGGGTGTTGGCGGCGGTGTGCTGAGCGGGGACCGGCAGGGGCGGCTCGGCGTCGATCCGCTGCTGGTCGCGGCCCCCGCGCTGTTGCTGCTCGCGGGCACCGTACTGACGCTGCGGCTGCTGCCGCCCGCGGCCCGGCTCGCGGAACGCGGCGCGGCGGGCGGCCGGGGGCTGATCGCGGCCCTGTCCGGCTGGCAGTTCAGCCGGCGCCCGCTGCGCAATGCCGGGCCCGTGCTGCTGCTGGTCCTCGCGGTGGCGATGGGCATGCTGGCCATCGGGCAGCGCGCGTCCTGGGACCGTTCGCAGGGCGACCAGGCGGACTTCAGGGCCGGTGCTTCGGTGCGCGTGACGACCGGTGCCGACGACGATCCGGTGAAGTCGGGCGGGTACGCGGGGCTGCCGGGCGTTCGGGAGGCCGCGCCCGCGTTCCGCACGACCACGGAGCTCTCGGGCAACCGCACCGCCACGGTCCTCGCCCTGGACACCGCGCACGCCTCCGAGCGGATGCTGATCCGCGGCGATCTCGCCGACCGGCCGCGGGAGCGGCTGTTCGACCCGATCGCCGCGCCGAGGACCGCGCGGGCCGGGCTGGTGCTGCCGGAGAACAGCGAGCGGCTCAGGTTCGACGTACGGATCACGGCGGACGGGGCGCACGGACGGCCGGGTGACGAGCCGGTGCTCGCCGTGCTGCTGGAGGACCGTTACGGCCTGCCCTACCGGGTGCCGGCCGGATCCGTACCCGTCGACGGCAAGGCGCATCCGGTCGCCTTCGCGGTGGGGGCCGCGGGTGACCTGGCCGTGACCGGCTTCGAGCTGAACGGCAACCGGCCGTCCGGTCCGAGCAAGTCGCACCGGCTGGACGTCAGCGCCCTGCGGACGGTGACCGCCGACGGCACCGAGCAGGCGGTCCCGGTCCCCGAAGGGTTCGGCTGGGACGCGGAACTGACCGGCACCGGATCCGGTGGCGAGGCGCAACCCGGCGATCCGGTGGACGCGTCCGCCTCCGCGAAGAGCCCGCTGGCCTTCGGATACGACACCGGCGCCGCCCCGAACACGTGGGAGTACACGCCCGCCTTCTCCGTACGGGTCACCGCGCCCCGCCCGAAGGCGCCGATGCCGAAGGCCATCGTCACCGACGCGTATCTGAAGGCCGCCGGGGCGAAGAAGGGTCAGAACGTCGACGTCACACTGGCCGGCGAGACGGTCCGGGTGGAGATCGTGGACGTGGTGCGGCGACTGCCGACCACCGGCGCCGGCTCGGACGACTCCGCTCCCGGGAGCGGCCGGGACCGCGACGGCGGAGCCGTGCTGCTCGACTTCAGGGCCGTCGGCCAGATCTTCGCGCAGCGCCCGGGCGCCGTGCTCACAGCCAACGAGTGGTGGCTGAGCACCGCCCCCGGACAGGCCGCGAAGGTCGCCGCCACGCTGCGGGCGCAGCCCGACACCGAACCGGCACAGGTCCTGGTCCGGGACGAGATCGCGCGGGAACTGGTCGGCGATCCGCTGGGCGCCGGGCCGCAGTCCGCACTGCCCGCGGTGGCGGTGGTCGCCGCGGCCCTGGCCGCGGTCGGCTTCGCGGTGAGCGCCGTCGGCGCGCAGCGGGAAAGGGCCGCCGAGTTCGCCGTACTGCGGGCGCTGGGCACCCCGCGCCGACGGCTGACCAGGATGATCGCCGCTGAACAGGGCGTGCTGATCGCGATCGCGCTGCTGGTCGGGACCGTGCTCGGGGCCGTGCTGAACCGCGCCGTCGTACCGCTCGTCGTACTGACCGGGCAGGCCACCGCGCCGGTGCCCGGGGTGCTGGTGCAATTGCCGGCCGGGCAGATCGCGGCGTTGCTGGCAGGCGTCGCCGCGCTGCCGCTGGTGATCGTCGTGTCCCTCGCTCTGCGCGGGGCCGACCCCGCGGCCTCGCTGCGCGTCCAGGGGGACAACTGA
- a CDS encoding FtsX-like permease family protein produces MTPRSVRGSGTSAASAPWVRTRLRTAPGTAWALGLLVLLTSFLAAAFPRAVEHYENEGLRHDIAAADPRHSVLELNSPQPELQIPRAEREAAVRDAALAAVRRKVRSALPAEVRPGTAESAYGFRTGKPIAAPDSWLSRPDLVDPQLTYSTLSAIPDHATLRAGKWPVVHGEVTENTPEVEGVVTEETAKALRAKVGAAITVPTQSGKRLTVRITGIVAPEHPQGAYWSAEPLFRTPALLPEPGLYPPRFHWIAAVLLPPDAAPALLATAGEPEMFWRFTPDASRLTVPDVAGLRSSLASLEGGPGLVRMRAVAGGNATFTTDLDKILTGYETLRTAIGPVVTVAAVGIGAVAAVVLLMTVGLIGGRRRTELALLRARGGSLRGIGGRLFAETVVIAVPAAALGLLIAVPAFDRARLWPSVVGPAAVAALVCLALPLGSVLPHRRPQLPGAREDLMDARPSRRRTVAELTLLVLAVGAVAGLRRRGTGGDGGSDLLVSAAPVLVGLIAALVLVRLLPLPLRLASRAVARRRGAVGFLSLARAGRSSAGGALPLLALLLALTTAAFGGSVLAGVADARDRAAVHTVGADARISGLLDSVPLPKRLIREVREADGVREVAEVQVVSGVPLPADPAGNNRMKSTAVLGVDPATYARLARATGLGPFPADRLRPAGDPAAKGTAPPKDAVLPVIASPSVAAELGDRPRELSTAAGDLTVRVAGIAPRTAAVPDSDFLIVDAASLTRRQTTTLLITGGSPDAKALRAAAQHAGEGFAVRLRSEEREAFLDTPMQQGAWGIYAAAVVAGAGYALLAVLLSLLRTAPERTALLARLRTMGLPSRQGRRLLGLESLPQTLLAAFGGVLVGWTTIVLLAPGVDLVGLALSAGPGSTALDTAPLRADPWSLTLPALGVVVLTAALAAVQARWAGRRGPITELRSGDTR; encoded by the coding sequence ATGACTCCGCGTTCCGTTCGAGGCAGCGGCACCTCCGCCGCCAGTGCGCCCTGGGTCCGTACCCGGCTGCGCACCGCTCCCGGCACGGCCTGGGCGCTGGGGCTGCTGGTGCTGCTGACGTCATTCCTCGCCGCCGCCTTCCCGCGCGCCGTCGAGCACTACGAGAACGAGGGTCTGCGCCATGACATCGCCGCCGCGGACCCCCGGCACAGCGTTCTGGAGCTGAACAGTCCGCAGCCCGAACTGCAGATACCCCGGGCAGAGCGCGAGGCGGCCGTGCGCGATGCGGCGCTGGCGGCCGTCCGGCGCAAGGTGCGGTCCGCGCTGCCCGCCGAGGTGCGGCCCGGCACCGCCGAGTCCGCGTACGGCTTCCGCACCGGTAAGCCGATCGCCGCCCCGGACAGCTGGCTGTCGCGGCCGGACCTCGTCGACCCCCAGCTGACCTACTCCACCCTGTCCGCCATCCCGGACCACGCCACCCTGCGCGCCGGGAAATGGCCCGTCGTCCATGGCGAGGTCACCGAGAACACGCCCGAGGTGGAGGGCGTGGTCACCGAGGAGACGGCGAAGGCCCTCCGGGCCAAGGTCGGTGCGGCCATCACCGTACCCACCCAGAGCGGAAAGCGGCTGACCGTCCGGATCACCGGCATCGTCGCACCGGAGCACCCGCAGGGGGCCTACTGGTCGGCCGAGCCACTGTTCCGGACCCCGGCCCTGCTTCCCGAACCGGGGCTGTACCCCCCGCGTTTCCACTGGATCGCGGCCGTCCTGCTGCCTCCGGACGCCGCGCCCGCGCTGCTCGCCACCGCCGGGGAGCCGGAGATGTTCTGGCGGTTCACGCCGGACGCCTCCCGCCTCACCGTCCCCGACGTGGCGGGGCTGCGCTCGTCGCTCGCCTCCCTGGAGGGCGGTCCCGGGCTGGTGAGGATGCGCGCGGTGGCCGGCGGCAACGCCACGTTCACGACCGATCTGGACAAGATCCTCACCGGGTACGAGACCCTGCGTACGGCGATCGGCCCGGTCGTCACGGTCGCCGCCGTGGGCATCGGGGCCGTCGCCGCCGTCGTCCTGCTGATGACCGTCGGGCTGATCGGCGGGCGGCGTCGCACCGAACTGGCACTGCTGCGTGCGCGCGGCGGATCGCTGCGCGGCATCGGCGGCCGGCTGTTCGCCGAGACGGTGGTGATCGCGGTGCCCGCGGCGGCGCTGGGGCTGCTGATCGCCGTGCCGGCCTTCGACCGGGCCCGGCTGTGGCCCTCCGTCGTCGGGCCGGCCGCCGTCGCCGCGCTGGTCTGCCTCGCCCTGCCGCTGGGTTCGGTGCTCCCGCACCGCAGGCCGCAGTTGCCCGGGGCCCGCGAGGACCTGATGGATGCCCGCCCGTCACGGCGGCGCACGGTCGCCGAACTCACCCTGCTGGTGCTGGCCGTCGGCGCGGTCGCCGGCCTGCGCCGACGCGGTACGGGCGGCGACGGCGGCAGTGACCTGCTGGTCAGCGCCGCTCCCGTACTCGTCGGGCTGATCGCCGCCCTGGTGCTGGTCCGGCTCCTTCCGCTGCCGCTGCGTCTCGCCTCGCGCGCCGTGGCCCGGCGGCGCGGTGCGGTCGGCTTCCTGTCGCTGGCCCGCGCCGGGCGGAGCTCTGCGGGCGGCGCCCTGCCACTGCTCGCGCTGCTGCTCGCGCTGACCACGGCGGCGTTCGGCGGCTCGGTGCTCGCGGGTGTCGCGGACGCGCGGGACAGGGCGGCGGTGCACACGGTCGGCGCGGACGCCCGGATCAGCGGCCTGCTCGACTCCGTACCGCTGCCGAAGCGCCTGATCCGGGAGGTGCGGGAGGCGGACGGTGTGCGGGAGGTGGCGGAGGTACAGGTCGTGTCCGGCGTGCCGCTGCCTGCCGACCCGGCCGGGAACAACCGCATGAAGAGCACCGCCGTGCTGGGTGTCGACCCGGCGACGTACGCCCGGCTGGCCCGCGCGACGGGCCTCGGTCCGTTCCCCGCCGACCGGTTGAGGCCCGCCGGGGACCCGGCGGCGAAGGGGACCGCCCCGCCGAAGGACGCGGTGCTGCCCGTGATCGCGTCGCCGTCCGTCGCCGCGGAACTGGGCGACCGGCCGCGCGAGCTGTCCACGGCGGCCGGGGACCTCACGGTGCGGGTGGCAGGCATCGCCCCGCGCACCGCCGCCGTCCCCGACAGCGACTTCCTGATCGTCGACGCCGCGTCGCTGACCCGTCGGCAGACCACCACCCTGCTGATCACCGGCGGCTCCCCGGACGCGAAGGCCCTGCGGGCGGCGGCACAACACGCGGGCGAGGGCTTCGCCGTACGGCTGCGCTCCGAGGAACGCGAGGCGTTCCTCGACACCCCCATGCAGCAAGGTGCCTGGGGGATCTACGCGGCGGCGGTCGTGGCCGGTGCGGGCTACGCCCTGCTCGCCGTCCTGCTGTCGCTGCTGCGCACCGCGCCGGAGCGCACGGCCCTGCTGGCCCGGCTGCGGACCATGGGCCTCCCCTCCCGGCAGGGCAGACGGCTGCTCGGTCTGGAATCGCTGCCGCAGACACTGCTGGCGGCCTTCGGCGGGGTGCTCGTCGGCTGGACGACGATCGTGCTGCTGGCGCCGGGCGTCGATCTGGTGGGCCTCGCGCTCTCCGCCGGGCCCGGCTCCACCGCACTCGACACCGCTCCGCTGCGGGCCGACCCGTGGTCGCTGACGCTCCCGGCGCTCGGCGTGGTCGTCCTCACCGCCGCCCTGGCCGCCGTCCAGGCCCGGTGGGCCGGCCGCCGCGGACCGATCACCGAACTCAGGTCAGGAGACACCCGATGA
- a CDS encoding serine hydrolase domain-containing protein → MISRRTGLAATAAALLTGASGPASTAAPRHRPGLGSRLQDDVDAILATGATGVLAEVQSARGRTTARAGSAGPGARHHPVPRDAYYRIGSDTKTFTATLALQLVGEGRLALTDTVERWLPGAVRGNGNDGRRIAVADLLRQTSGLNDYLAVSPDAADAFTPAGYHRSRFRTTAPEDQLKAALSRPPLWVPDAGQPALERRWGYSNTNYVVAGLIIERVTGNSWAQEIHDRIIEPLGLRHTFTPGTSPYVPRPTATAHTWFPGCARPTDTTLASGGGADGSVISTTQDHGVFLRALMSGRLLRPAQLAAMKETVVAEDWIAAPGVRYGLGIAWRPVAGSDGGIWFHGGTHLGIVSESGVTPDGSRAATSATFTLRMGDPAQDAQDAAARRLVDRALTG, encoded by the coding sequence GTGATCAGCAGACGTACGGGCCTGGCAGCCACGGCGGCAGCCCTGCTCACCGGAGCGTCCGGCCCCGCGTCGACGGCCGCGCCCCGCCACCGTCCCGGGCTCGGCAGCCGCCTCCAGGACGATGTGGACGCGATCCTGGCCACCGGAGCCACCGGCGTACTGGCCGAGGTCCAGAGCGCCCGCGGCCGGACCACGGCCCGCGCCGGCTCCGCCGGCCCGGGGGCCCGGCATCACCCGGTCCCCCGGGACGCCTACTACCGGATCGGCAGCGACACCAAGACGTTCACGGCCACGCTCGCCCTCCAACTGGTGGGCGAGGGGCGGCTCGCGCTCACGGACACCGTCGAGCGGTGGCTGCCCGGCGCGGTGCGGGGCAACGGCAACGACGGCCGCAGGATCGCGGTCGCCGACCTGCTGCGCCAGACCAGCGGCCTGAACGACTACCTCGCCGTCTCGCCCGACGCGGCCGATGCGTTCACCCCGGCCGGGTACCACCGTTCGCGGTTTCGCACCACGGCCCCCGAGGACCAGCTGAAGGCGGCCCTGAGCCGGCCGCCCCTGTGGGTGCCGGACGCCGGACAGCCCGCCCTGGAACGGCGCTGGGGCTACTCCAACACCAACTACGTGGTGGCGGGCCTGATCATCGAGCGGGTGACCGGCAACTCCTGGGCGCAGGAGATCCACGACCGGATCATCGAACCCCTGGGCCTGCGTCACACCTTCACCCCCGGAACCTCCCCGTACGTGCCCCGGCCCACGGCCACCGCGCACACCTGGTTCCCCGGCTGCGCCCGGCCGACCGACACGACGCTGGCCTCCGGCGGCGGGGCGGACGGCTCCGTCATCAGCACCACCCAGGACCACGGGGTCTTCCTGCGCGCCCTGATGAGCGGCCGGCTGCTGCGCCCGGCCCAGCTGGCCGCGATGAAGGAGACGGTCGTGGCCGAGGACTGGATCGCGGCGCCGGGAGTCCGTTACGGGCTGGGCATCGCCTGGCGCCCGGTGGCCGGGAGCGACGGCGGGATCTGGTTCCACGGCGGAACCCATCTGGGGATCGTCTCCGAGAGCGGGGTGACGCCGGACGGCTCGCGGGCCGCGACCAGCGCCACGTTCACCCTGCGGATGGGCGACCCGGCCCAGGACGCCCAGGACGCGGCCGCTCGGCGCCTGGTGGACAGGGCCCTGACCGGCTAG
- a CDS encoding acyl-CoA thioesterase, protein MARHIYNCPLRWSDMDAFGHVNNVVFLRYLEEARIDFMFRLAPGDGSPSFAGGSVVARHEIDYVRPLVHRHEPVTVESWVTKIGAASLTIAYEIKDPDQVYVRASTVVVPYDLAEERPRRISAEEKLFLQQYLAEEPAAA, encoded by the coding sequence TTGGCTCGTCACATCTACAACTGCCCGCTGCGCTGGTCGGACATGGATGCCTTCGGCCATGTGAACAACGTGGTCTTCCTCCGCTACCTGGAGGAGGCGCGCATCGACTTCATGTTCCGGCTGGCGCCGGGAGACGGTTCGCCGTCCTTCGCGGGCGGCTCCGTCGTGGCCCGGCACGAGATCGACTACGTACGGCCGCTGGTCCACCGGCACGAGCCGGTGACCGTCGAGTCGTGGGTCACGAAGATCGGCGCGGCGTCGCTGACGATCGCGTACGAGATCAAGGACCCGGACCAGGTGTACGTCCGGGCCTCGACCGTCGTCGTGCCGTACGACCTGGCCGAGGAGCGGCCCCGGCGGATCTCCGCCGAGGAGAAGCTCTTCCTCCAGCAGTACCTGGCCGAGGAGCCCGCCGCAGCATGA
- a CDS encoding ATP-binding cassette domain-containing protein, which produces MTSPSADTTLAELEQRANARRDRPSYGHDALIACDRLVRIFSADGVEVQALQGLDLLVTEGELMALVGASGSGKSTLMNILAGLDVPTAGSAKVAGCDLLSMGPKERLRYRRDIVGFVWQQTARNLLPYLTAIQNVTLPMQLRGRGRVRGAERAARAESLLRILEVADCRDRRPQQLSGGQQQRVAIAVALANNPSVLLADEPTGELDSATGEQVFAAFRRANEELGTTIVIVTHDQAVADEVRRTVAIRDGRTSSEVLRRTEVDATTGLESQVAREYAMLDRAGRLQLPADYTEALGMEHRVMLELEHDHIGVWPDDQPRP; this is translated from the coding sequence ATGACGTCGCCGTCGGCCGACACCACACTCGCCGAGCTCGAACAGCGCGCCAACGCGCGCCGCGACCGGCCCTCGTACGGGCACGACGCGCTGATCGCCTGCGACCGGCTGGTCCGCATCTTCTCGGCGGACGGGGTGGAGGTGCAGGCCCTCCAGGGCCTGGACCTCCTGGTCACCGAGGGCGAGTTGATGGCCCTGGTCGGCGCGTCGGGCAGCGGCAAGTCGACTCTGATGAACATCCTGGCGGGCCTCGACGTGCCGACGGCCGGCTCGGCGAAGGTCGCGGGCTGCGATCTGCTGTCGATGGGGCCGAAGGAACGGCTCCGCTACCGGCGGGACATCGTCGGGTTCGTCTGGCAGCAGACCGCCCGCAATCTGCTCCCGTACCTCACCGCCATCCAGAACGTCACCCTGCCGATGCAGCTGCGCGGCCGGGGCCGGGTCCGGGGTGCCGAACGGGCCGCCCGCGCCGAATCACTGCTCCGGATCCTGGAGGTCGCGGACTGCCGCGACCGGCGCCCGCAGCAGCTCTCCGGCGGCCAGCAGCAGCGGGTGGCGATCGCGGTCGCGCTCGCCAACAACCCGTCGGTGCTGCTCGCCGACGAACCGACCGGCGAGCTCGACTCGGCCACCGGCGAGCAGGTCTTCGCGGCGTTCCGCCGGGCCAACGAGGAGCTCGGCACCACGATCGTGATCGTCACGCACGACCAGGCGGTGGCCGACGAGGTCCGCCGCACGGTCGCCATCCGGGACGGCCGTACGTCCTCCGAGGTGCTGCGCCGCACCGAGGTCGACGCCACGACGGGTCTGGAGTCCCAGGTGGCCCGGGAGTACGCGATGCTCGACCGGGCGGGCCGGCTGCAACTGCCGGCCGACTACACGGAGGCGCTCGGGATGGAGCACCGGGTGATGCTGGAGCTGGAGCACGACCACATCGGGGTCTGGCCGGACGACCAGCCGCGCCCGTGA